GAACAGATCACGCCTGCGGGCGGCCGGGTGGACATTCAGCTGAAAGGATCGGGAAGAACGCCGTATTCCCGCCAAGGCGACGGCCGGGCGGCGCTCGGTCCCATGCTGCGCGAGTATATCATCAGCGAAGCAGTGCACGCGCTTCATATTCCGACCACCCGCAGCCTCGCGGTCGTTACCACGGGCGACAAAATCGTCCGCGAATCGCTGCAGACCGGCGCCGTTCTGACCCGTGTCGCGGCCAGCCATCTGCGCGTCGGCACCTTCCAATATGCCGCGCACTGGGCTCCTCAAGATCTTCAAACGCTGGCGGATTACGCCATCGAGCGGCATTATCCGAACGCGGCCGCCGCGGAGAACCGGTACCTGGCGCTGCTTCAAGCCGTGATCGAGCGGCAGGCCGGATTGATCGCCAAATGGCAGCTTGCCGGCTTTATTCACGGGGTGATGAACACCGATAACATGGCGATCAGCGGCGAAACGATCGATTACGGACCGTGCGCGTTTATGGATGCTTACGACCCGGAGACGGTATTCAGCTCCATCGACCGTCAGGGCCGGTACGCATACGGCAATCAGCCGAATATCGGCGGCTGGAATCTCGCAAGATTCGCCGAAACGCTGCTGCCGCTGCTGCATGAGAACGAAGACAAGGCGATTGAACTCGCGGAAGACGAAATCCGGAACTATCATGAGCGGTTCCATCACAATTGGCTCGCAGGCATGAGAGCGAAGCTGGGGATCCTGAACGCGGAGCCCGAGGACGAGTCTCTTGTTCAAGACCTGCTTGCCATCATGCAGAAGCATGGAGCGGACTACACCAATACGTTCCGCGCCTTCACGCTTGGCAAACCGGAGGATACGCCGATGTTCGGTTCGGAGGGGTTTTCCCAGTGGCTTGAGCTGTGGCAGTCGAGACTGGGCAGGCAGCGGGAGCCCGTAACGGAGTCGCAGCAAATGATGCGAAATTCCAATCCCGCGCTCATTCCGCGGAATCACCGGGTTGAAGAAGCGCTGGAGGCGGCGCAGTCGGGCGATTACAGTGTGATGGAGCGGCTTTTGTCGGCGCTTGCCAACCCTTACGCCTACTTGCCCGAACAGGACGAATACTGCTCGCTTCCCGCGCCGTCGGCCCGTCCATACCGAACCTATTGCGGAACCTGAACGGCGGAGCGGATACCATGTAACCCATTCGTCTTCGTTAGGCGCTTCCAGTGCAAGTTTCACCGGCCCGTCCTTCAAGAAAGGAACGGTTTCGTATGTATTGGCCAGCCGGAATGAACGGCTGGCCTATTTTTTGTGCGCGATCGGGAGCTGCGGACGGCGGCGGTCAAAGATTTATCCCCGGCAAAAAAGGAGCAAACGCTTTCAATGGCGAACATAATTTGGTAAGG
This genomic window from Paenibacillus humicola contains:
- a CDS encoding protein adenylyltransferase SelO, translated to MTQDQTATQTGWNFDNSYARLPETFFTRQDPVPVSSPKLARFNRSLAAELGLDPEEMESGDGAAVFAGNRIPAGAAPLAQAYAGHQFGYFTMLGDGRAVLLGEQITPAGGRVDIQLKGSGRTPYSRQGDGRAALGPMLREYIISEAVHALHIPTTRSLAVVTTGDKIVRESLQTGAVLTRVAASHLRVGTFQYAAHWAPQDLQTLADYAIERHYPNAAAAENRYLALLQAVIERQAGLIAKWQLAGFIHGVMNTDNMAISGETIDYGPCAFMDAYDPETVFSSIDRQGRYAYGNQPNIGGWNLARFAETLLPLLHENEDKAIELAEDEIRNYHERFHHNWLAGMRAKLGILNAEPEDESLVQDLLAIMQKHGADYTNTFRAFTLGKPEDTPMFGSEGFSQWLELWQSRLGRQREPVTESQQMMRNSNPALIPRNHRVEEALEAAQSGDYSVMERLLSALANPYAYLPEQDEYCSLPAPSARPYRTYCGT